The nucleotide window GGACAACACCAGCCAGACTCTCTAAACCACTGCTTTGCCCCAGGTGAGAGAGCGGAGCATGGGGTGGCTTTTAGTTTCATTTGAGTGGTGAATGCCACCGAGTTCATTTTGAGGACCCTCTGCTATTCATCGAGGAGTTCTTCCAGCAGCGTATGGGGTCAGCACCCACTAGCTTGCCTGACTTCATGTGGCAGGCTCCTGGAGCTGGTCACCGTGACTCAAacagtcctctcccctctccctgcagccccagggcacCGCAAGGTTTTAAAAGACTCATAAACGCTTCAGGGAGCATAAATGTCTCCGCTGCCTTCGAGCAACGTAATCACCCAAACTACCTCAAATTCCCTCAATGACATAACCTTTTAAATCACCTTCAGTTTTTTTAGTGGGGCTGTGAGCACTTAAACCACTAATAACACACACGGGCAGGCGTGTGCTTATTTACGAAAGACCTTAAGCCCCGGCGCGTTCCTCCAGCTGGTCAGGGCTTGGGGACACGGCACAGGAGAGGGGGGAGCAGCCATTGGTCTGTGGTGGGAGTTACAGAGTCCAGGTTCCTGCAGGTCCAACTGGGGCCAGACTCAGTTCTGCAGGACCAGGCGATGCTTTTTGATGTGAACGTTAAGAATGGCTGAATTGGGCTTTCTGGCCAAAGCCCTGTGGTTTTTGGTGGTGATATGGCCATGGTTTGTCCCATGGGTTCTGCTGCAGGCTGGCCTCATCCTGATAAAGGGTTGGTGTGTAACCAAGGGCTTGGAGATGGAGGGGGTTGATAGGAACCTTCTAAAATCCAGGGAGAGGGGAGATCCCAGTTGTGCTGGGCACCATCTCATCCCTCTCCGTGTGCTGCCGCAAGGTTAAACGCATGCCAGTGTAGTCAGGGCTGGTTCATTTATGGGACGGACACCTCCAGTTCAGGAGCATGGCTGGAAACTTGCTCCTTCTCAGGATAATAGGAtcaaggcagaagagaaaaatacatggtTTTATGCTTTTCAGGCCAAAAAGTGGACAAGATGGACTTGCTATGCCCATAAATGAAGAGCATGGTTCAACCCACTCCAGCCAGACCAGTGCCACGTTGAGCCCAGTAAAGCCAAGGGGCTGAGCCTGGTGGGATGGGCCAAGCCAGCACAATCCTGCTCCTTAGGGCTTGTGCTTGGCTGCCCATGTGCTGACAGTGCTTGTCCAGGGATCCTTGAGAGAATGAGCTGAAGCTCTTCGGGGAGCAGAAGGTTTTCGTTCAGAAAGTGTTTCTGCctcaaaatgtcttttatttttcttcgTTTTGTGGGTAACAGTGAAAATGTCTCCTAAATTCAGGGTCTCCTGTCTTCCCAACCATTCCCAGCCCTTCTGGTCTCCCTGGGGGAAATACAGTCCATTGGCATCACCCTGAAATCTCCTTTCCATCTTCCAGAGAGTGCTTCTACTGACCTATTTTATAGTGAGAACTCTAATTTTTGCCTCAGAAACACTCGTTATGTTCCTTGCTTGCAAAGGGAGCCCAGCTTGCTCAAAGGAGTTGCCATTTGGGTCAGACAGGTCCCAGCCtaaaaaaaacaaattatggCAAAAAAAAGGCTTTTGGGAAATGTATTCTATCTGGGGTTTGGTGAATGGGATGTGGCCATCAACTACTCATGGGAAACAGCATGAAGGCACAGAGCTGTCCTTGCTCTTCTCATCACGAAGGAAGGAGAGTTCTCCCAAGGACCATCCTTTTCTCTTACATAACTTCTCTTGGTTGATTTTCAGGGCCAGATATGTTCTGCGACTTCAACGGCAAGAAGTACAGCCCGGGCGACAGTTGGCACCCCTACCTGGAGCCGCAGGGGCTGATGTACTGCATCCGCTGCAGCTGCTCCGAGGCACGTTCCCCATGAGGTGCCGCGGGAGGTGGTGGGGATGCTGCTGCGTTGGGGTGTTGCCTTGACAGCTTTTAAACAGATTGGTTCTAGTGTCTAATTTGACCAGAAAAGTCCTTTCCAGTCCCATAGGGACGTTGGATTAatctctttccttctgaaaaagccCCCTGTCCCCCTGGGGGTGTTGGGTTGACTTTGTGAGGGAGCTGTCTCAATACTGTTAGTGGGCTGTGGGAGGAAGTGGCTCAGGGCTGTTGTAGGACCATGAGTGATCTTTGATGATGAGAGATGAGACCATGAGCTGGCTGGATTTGAGCTGGGGATGAAGACATCCTTGGCTGGGTGAGCTACACCAGCACAATCTGTCGTGATAATGTGGCCATCATCCAACATCTCCCTCCTCTTGAActgtctttctctctgtctctccccaGAACGCCAACATCAGGTGCTACCGGATCCAGTGCCCGGCTCTGCAGTGTGCCAGTCCCGTCACAgacccccagcagtgctgcccGCGGTGTCTCGGTAGGTGGACAACCCACAGGGAGGGGGTGACAATGTGGCCGTGGTCCTGCGGGACGTACCTCAACTGCAGTCACTTGGATGCTCACACCTGGGGCAGCACAACGGTGCTGGGTCTGGCTCTGCTCATGGGGTCATGGCAGCCATGGCAGCTTGAGCTGCTCACAttgctttttccccccaaaaatgtcattttgatGGAAAAGAGCTCTCTACCAGACCAATTTCTCCAACTGCCCCCCATCCTGAAAGTCTTGTAGGATCAAAATGTCAGTTCATAGTTCAGTGACAAACCAGAAGCTACACTTTATTCAGATCATTTGCTAGCAAAATGTGTtggatacaggaaaaaaaaattttgaatattttaaacaaaattctgCAATTTTCCCCTCCCCTGGATGTGACGACCTCCAGCATCAGCTGGAGTGAGATCAAAAGGGCTTCTCCCATGGGTAATTAGCTAAAAATTAGAGATAggctttttttctattttttttttctaatttttcaaatCACCAGTGGTTTTTGACTGGCTTTGCCACCACTCTGGCACGGCAAGGGAACAAGACCGTGGGAGGTCGGACGTCCAGGTTTTACCTCTGTGCTGTGCTCAGCATGGTCAGGTCAGTCCCATCCTCCAAAAGCTTTTGGGCATGTAAATCGCCACGGGCTGTGCAATGCCCCGGCCACTTCTTCATGATAATTGTGGTGTGTAAAGGGCCTTTTGTCCTTTTGGGTTGGGCTGGTGGGGAATCTGCTGAGCATTGGTGCTACACTGGGGCCAGGCAAGGGCTGTCTCTCATCCCGttgctttttcatcttcttttccaGAGCCACATTCCCCTTCTGGCCTCCGGGCACCCGTCAAGTCCTGCCAGTACAACGGGACGACCTACCAGCAAGGCGAGATGTTCACCACCAGTGAGCTCTTTCCCAGCCGCCAACCAAACCAGTGTGTGCAGTGCAGCTGCTCCGTAAGCTACCTGCGAGCCCACGGGAGGTGGGGAGGGCTCGGGGTCTACTCCTGCACCCCAATAGTGTCCCACCAGGTCAAAAATCATATGAGGACCATTGGGTGGTACCAGTTCATGGTGGGATGGTTTACTGACAGGATCAGGTTATCAGTGCAGGAGATTGAGCTTCCTCTGAAAAGGTGCTGGCTCCTCCCTGCCCGGTGACTAGGGACCACGGCAGAGCTGGGTGCTTCCCCCTCTGCCTGGGTGCATGGTCTGGCCTCAACCCAGAGCAGGGTGTGCTGCAAATGTCCTCTGAGCCCTGGGGTTGGAGCACGAAGCAGTCGCCTGCATCTCCTCCCCGGTGGGAAGAGCACAAACAAGCTGCTCTGAGGGTGGGTTATTCACTGGAGATCCCATTGGCCAGTTCTGGGTGGACCCTGCTGGGGCTCCTTGGGGTGAGCAGGGGACATCCCCACTGAGCACACCAATGGGTGCATTGGCCTGCTGTGAGGACCAGTGGCTCTGGGGCTGTCCCTGCAGCATCCAGCTATCCCACCTGCCCCACTGAGGCATTGTACAGCAGATGACCGGCAGAGAAGACAACCAGGAGCCTTTCCCTGTACGTGCTTGCTGCAAAGCAGATGGGATTGGTAAccaggggaagagaaggctgaggggagacctcattgtcctcaataactccctgaaaggagggtgcagagagtgagggatgagtctcttgaaccaaggaacaagtcaCAGGACAAAagggaatgacctcaagctgcaccagggcagggttagactggctcttaggaaggatttctttgcagaaggggttgttgggcgttggaatgggctgcccagggcagggggggagtccccatccctggaggggttgaagagtcgggctgacccagcactgagggatctggtggagttaagaatggtcagtgtgaggttaatggttggactggaggagcttcaaggacttttccagctttgatgattctgggattctgtgattctgtgaacctgGGGGAGCTCCGTGTGCCTGCAAGACAACATGGACCTGAGGTGCCAGCTCTTGGACTTGGGATGCTGAGCCTGGTGTTGAGCTCATGAGTTTTGAGCTGAGCTCCAGAAAGGATTTGGTGGCTCCCAACCATTGCTGGGTGCCTCCAGCAgccatctcctgccctgccctgcatgGCTGGAGCTCATCCCCCGACACATCGGGGAGATGACAGCAGGGAGCCAGGGGCAGTGGAGCCTCGCAGTCATAGTTGGCAATGGGCAGGCACGTAGTGATCTTCAGCCCCCCCTGCTTGGATTTAAGTGGAAGCTGAACCCAGGGCTGAGATGGGCACCAAGAGCTGGTCTCGTCTGGAAACTCCTCCAGTGTGTTCACCAGCCCTCTGGGCCATTGCGTGCAGAGCTGTGCCCTGGAGAAGGGCTGTGCGTGTGCTTTCCAAGCTGTCtacaaaaagcattttcaggAAGCATCTGCCTTTCACGCCAAGTTGCTATGACCACTGCATGCTCATCTTCCTTCATGGTCCTGGTTGCCCTACCTGAGGGCTGTGACGGCGGCCAAGGTGCTGTGTGGTCCTCGGTGTGCATCCCTGTGATGGATTGCCAAGCACCGGAGGGATGTTCCTTCTCTGTGAGCCTCCAGCAATGTCCTGAGACAGGGCTTGGCTCCGCTCTGCTGGGATCCTGCAAAAAAACATCAAAAACCAGGTCCTCACACTTTGTCTGGGAGGCACAAGGCAGCCTGGCCAGCGGCGATGGGGAAGGTGTGTGGAGCACGGGCCGCACGTGCCAGGAACTGAGTGTTGGGAAATAAATggagcagctcctcctcctcGAGAGGGAGTGAGGAAGAAGGATTGAAAGTGCCGACGCTGGACTTGGAAGCTGTGGGGAACTGCACATACCGGCCGCAGTCTCTGCCATAAAAAAGAAGAGGGTTGAAGTGGCTTTCACTGCCCATTGTACAGAGCCCTTGGATGGGACCAGGCTCCACTGGTGTGTGATTTGTTTGCAGCAAATAATTGGACTAAGCTTgaccaggaaagaaaaaggggtgggagagcccAAGCCACCCCCCCTCTCATGCCAACAGCATGCACACAATGGCTGCCATCAGCTGATGCTGGATAGTAAAGTATCTGTGATACCAGGATAGCTGGTCTGAGCCTCTGGTGCTTGTGCATGCCTCGGAGCTAGGTGGCAAGAGGAATAACTTAGAAATTATACAGCTTTTGAGGCTGGTTCCTCTCTTATGGACCCCAACTGGATGCCAGCCCACCAGGCTGGGGACAAATGCCAGGAAGGAGTCTTCAAGTCCAACTGTACGTGCCCACCTGGTCCTGCTTTCCCACCCCATCTGCCACCATCCCCAGGAGCCTGTGGAGCTCCGTGTCCCTCTCGGAGGCACTGGCTCTCGCTCAGGCTCTGTTTATTCGGCAGGATAATGCCTTGGATAcgaggggaaaataaaaggatgGCTGTGGAGCCTTGCAGCAGCGGGGTCTCGCTGGGCTGTGTCTGATGTTGTCAGCTGCTAGAACAGCTGCGTGAACAGCTGGTCTAAACCTCTTTGAAAACTGCCCTGAGACCAGAGCCTCTGGGATAAATCCTTCTTTTTATGACATTTGTTCTTTCCCGCCCGAGGCAGGTCTTTGCCATGCATGAGCTGCTGGTCAGAACGAGAAAGAAGGAAGAGGCTGCATGGCCAAACCCCTCTCCCTGCAGGTCTGGACACCATGGAGGTCCCTAAAGAGGAGAGCACGGTTTGGTTTGCAGCGACCTCCACCAGATCCTCTCATTTACCaaactttcctcctcctcttcatgtCCCCTGCACAGCAACTTGGCTTCCTGATGGTAGAAGCTGCCGTGGTTTGGTTTTCTAAGGATACCCTTGGTTAACCTCTTGGTTTTGGTTGACTGAGAGGTTGGGGACACCCCAGAGAAAATTGCTGCATGGAGAAGAGGACCTTGCTGTTGAGGCCTGGCTGCTGTTGGGCTGCTGAACGTCCTTTTCTACCCTTCTGCAGAACAGCAAAAACTTAACTCTGCAGCAAACAAGTGCAAATCTATGGACTGAAGTGGGACTGGGATGCGCTAAGGTTGAGACTGGCCTTCACCTGTGTTTTTCGGCTTGAATCACTACAGCAATGATGTTTTCCAAACTAACCACCAAGCCAGTGGCAGAAAGTCTACACCTGAACATCCACCCACAGCTCTCGACCTGGTGTCTTTGTGTGCTTGGCTCTGGTGTCATCAAATAACCCGCGAcagagggagagcagagctgtggcacAGACCTGCGTCTGGGTTCAGCCCCCCACTTCCCCTTTCCACCTGTCTTCAAGTCCTTGTCCTGGGAGGTGTCAGAGAAAAGTTTCTCGTGCCACTTTGAACTGATGGGTGTTGTGCAATGTTTAGAGGTGTGTGGTTGTTATCTCAGATCTGGTAGCACTAACAATGTCTGAGAGGAAGATGCTGCCTCCCCCTTTTTGGGGAAGACCGCTCCACTCATTAGTATGTGGACTGGCAATCAGTGGACCAGCCGTGCCAGGAGAGGACACCACCCTCCGCGCTACACCCCGCAAGATGGAGAGTGTGGCAGGGACAGATTTTCAGCTTTCATCAGTTGCTAGACGCCTGGTGATATTTGAGGATGGACTATTGGGGGGATTTTGATTTATGCCTGCGATTTGAAGTGCTGGCCCCCCAACATGGGGGACATACAGCCCTGTCCGGATCTTTATAATGCtgacaatgcttttttttttcctcctgccctccTAGGAAGGCCAGATTTACTGTGGCTTGGTGACCTGCCCGGAGCTGTTGTGCTCCTCTCCCCTAACCGTGCCGGATTCCTGCTGCCAGGTCTGCAAAGGTAATGAGGGGCCCAGGAGCTGCTCCTGAGTGtctgtgtgcccaggtggccacgaaggccaatggcatcctggcttgtatcagcactagcgtggccagcagggacagggaagggatcttacccctggactcggcactggtgaggccgcccctcgattcctgggttcagttttgggcccctcacgccaagacagacactgaggggctggagcatgttcaaagggcaatggagctggtgcagggtctggagcacaggtgtgatggggagcggctgagggaactgggggggtttagtgtggagaagaggaggctgaggggagacctcatggccctctccaactccctgagaggagggtgcggggaggggggatgagtctcttgacccaaggaaccagcatcaggacaagagggaatggcctcaagctgcgccagggcagggtcagactggctcttaggaaggatttctttgcagaaggggttgttgggtgttggaatgggctgcccagggcagggggggagtccccatccctggaggggttgaagagtcgggctgacccagcgctgagggatctggtggagttgggaacggtcagggtgaggttcatggttgggctggaggagcttcaaggtcttttccaacctcgatgattctgtgattttgtgaggGCTGGGAGACCCCCAACTGGTTGTCACCAGCTGGCAGGAGCCATTTCAAGCCACTTTGGCAGGCTTTTGGAAACCTGTGCTGTAAATCAGGCCACTTGCTATGTCTTGGTTGCACCAGGAAAAAAGATGCggcccctttttttttcttgagtgcATCCCTTCCCACACCTAGTTGTGTCCTGCCTTCCTGCAGTCCATATGGTGGCTAGGGCCACTCTTTGCCCTGCGACTCGTGTGTCATGCAGGAGATGTGGCCTGCATGGAAGGCAAAATTCTCCAGACCCCTCACTCACCAGGATGGAGATGGTTGTATGGACCATGTAAAGATGGTTCTTGCCTGTTGCTCCAGGGAAGTTTCCAGGACAGTCAGGGAAATCCCCACCTTCTACCTGAGCACAGCATGGCTGAATTTCACTCCCACAGCTCTCCGTGGGGGAGAAACTCTTGAATTTGCTGCTGTTTCCCCTGACTGACACCTTGGAGGGTGAGGAAAGAGTCAAGCTCCGTGTCTCCAGATGAGACAGACTCAAGAGCGAATGGGCAGGTTCACACCTTGCTGACAATGAAGTCACAGCATAAAATGGCTCTTTAATATGAGAAATATTTAGGAAGCTGGAGGGCCATGGTGGTCTCCTGGCCATGGACACAGAATGACCTCCTCCAGGTGCCTCCTCCAAACTCTCCCCTTCTGCAATTTGTGTTCCTCTCTCCTAGTTTTCTTTGGTGCAGCTGGGGCATGTCATTGACTCAGTGAGAAAtgtctttggatttctttttaaacatccCCATCACCTCATACTCTGCCTCTGGGATGTTTTCATGCCACCTAACTTCAGAAGCTACCGGGCCATGTCTTTCCTGGAGCTGAGCTGTTGTTAATAGTGGGGATACAAAGGTTTTTTGGGGTATGGCTCCCATTTGCTTCAGGTGATGTGAATTAGCTATTCAAAGCTCCTCTCTCTCCAGACCTTGCAGGTGGGCCAGCACCCTGAAGAGAGCTGCTTTCAGTCAAAGAGAGAGCAAATCTTCATCCAGCCCTGCAGCATTTCACAGGACAATGTTTTTTCCTTGCAGATGGCTCATATGAGAAGTCCACGGAAGAGGAACCCCTGCAGTTAAACAGAGGTGTTGTACGTGACgtttgcattttaaaactcaGATTATTGCTTCTAGCACAGCCCCATTAAACAGCTCAAAGCAAGCCATTTGCCCTTGGCCATAGTATTCTACAAAGAACTGACCCACAGCAGCTCTAGGAGGGCAGTCAGTTCCTTGGATAGCAGAACCACAGACACCTGGTTTGCAGATGAATCGTGTCTTGGAACTGACTCTAGGTGAGGGCTATCAGCATAAGCTGAGACCTCAGACCACCAGGGAAAGGCTCTTGTTCCCTTCCTCTGAAGCATCTCTGATGTCTTTGGAAGCGCAAAAGACCTGTGGGAACTGGAAATCTTGGGCACTTCTCCTTCTTGTTGGCCAGCCTGGCTGAGGCTGGCCAGTAGGTTAAAACAGCTGAGGAACATGGACAGAGCAGGCTCAGTGGTGACCGACAGCCAGATGTGACCCTTACCCATAGAATCAGATGGCCCAAATCTCTCTCTGGGGGCTTTTGCTTCAGGAGATGGTgtctcctccctgccctgggctcaGAGGTATCCTGCCTCCCAGCTGTAACTTCCACAGAGCAGCCAGCGCTGGAGCTGGCCACCAGCGTGCTTTCCCCAGGCTGTTTGTATCGGCAGCCCCAGCAAGGAAAAAGTGACTCCTTGGCTGCTGAGGGTTGATTCACGGTGACATTTCAGAGCTGGGCGGCCCATGCCAGGTCTGTGGGATTAGGTCACTTACAGCTCCTGGCCCTGCCCTTTTCCATACTGCTGGGTGAAACGCCAGCATCACACCTCCACCACCTATAAAACCTCTAAAATAGACACAAGGGGATCCTTTGTGCTGCATGTCTTGTCCCAGCAGTTTGCTCTTGGAAGCCCGGGATGTTCCCAGGATTTCAGTCCTGCTGGCTGGCAGCCCCACACCAACCCTCCTGGTGCCAGCCAGGTGAGAGGGCAGGATACGGCCCGTCCTTACCTCTCTGAGCCTGGTTGGGTTGCACAGATGCCGGTCCTGCTTCCCAACAGGCATGTAGAAAAGACCAGCCCATTTCCCTGCCTGAGTTAGTGGTGCAGGACCTCACCTGAGGGCATTGGGTTGAGTGTGGGATGAGAAAGGTGCTGCCCCAATGAGGGTGACCTATGGGCAATGACACAAACTGCTCAGGACCCCTTAGCCAGCTGCAGGCACCGAGATGTCTCCTGGGTCATTGCTCATCCCTGGGGTCTCTGGACATTCCACTCCTGCTGGAAGGTGTGTGGGACACTGCATGGCTTTTTCCAGCATGCTTTGGAGTGAGAACGACCCGACTGCCTGGGTCTGAgcccccttcttttctctgactGCTCACAGAGGCACTCGCAAGACCAGTGCTTGGGGGGAGCGATGGGCAAGAAGTCACCTGGAGCCACCGCATCCACTGTTCTCACTTCCTCCCTGGAGTTCATTCCCAGGAGCTTCAAACCCAAGGGAGGAGGTGGCACCACTGTGAAGATCGTCTTGAAAGAGAAGCACAAGAAAGGTAAGGGATGGAGGAGCCAGG belongs to Strix uralensis isolate ZFMK-TIS-50842 chromosome 2, bStrUra1, whole genome shotgun sequence and includes:
- the CHRDL2 gene encoding chordin-like protein 2; its protein translation is MLPGAGPLAFLLRCLLLLFASESRARARPDMFCDFNGKKYSPGDSWHPYLEPQGLMYCIRCSCSENANIRCYRIQCPALQCASPVTDPQQCCPRCLEPHSPSGLRAPVKSCQYNGTTYQQGEMFTTSELFPSRQPNQCVQCSCSEGQIYCGLVTCPELLCSSPLTVPDSCCQVCKDGSYEKSTEEEPLQLNRGVRHSQDQCLGGAMGKKSPGATASTVLTSSLEFIPRSFKPKGGGGTTVKIVLKEKHKKACVYNGKTYSHGEVWHPVFRLYGLLPCILCTCRDGVQDCQKITCPKEYPCDYPEKVDGKCCKICPETRVKPTDEIITTRCGKNPNRVLVYMFVPPSSETSKEILRTIAIEKEPAEEVEIYNWKLIKGIFHLIQTKKISKQEFKQEAQNFRLITRTNEGHWNIFRAQTSELRMTESPEKETKNL